The Pseudophryne corroboree isolate aPseCor3 chromosome 2, aPseCor3.hap2, whole genome shotgun sequence genome has a segment encoding these proteins:
- the IL10 gene encoding interleukin-10: MSTTGAQKRALPVILSYTDDDVQDDGDDVGPISGDNTPTQGRKFREESPAVDVSVSRLSKTVVLPAPGSFTVNGFSEVSWTHGSPKLLLGNPHFSLQGLHLLGVPTQDHLLSPFGPPDFNIEPGVPPMQLEALENCKFIRVLMKKMNCLSWFLLLAFLCCQKVTCQSGDAEGNCQRIINIFPAKLKDLRTTFQNVRDYFQMKDNALETILLEKDLLQDFKSSIGCQTVSEMIRFYLEDVLPHAKGDNNAIKINVHFMKDKLMDLKQTLKRCQHFLPCERKSKAIKQIKETYNKLKDQGIYKAVGEFDIFMDYIEEYLMTRKK; this comes from the exons atgtctactacaggtgcacaaaaacgtgctttacctgtaATCCTATCAtatactgatgatgatgtacaggatgatggggatgatgtgggtcccattagtggggataacacccctacacagg gcaggaaattccgggaagaatctccagcagtagacgtctcagtctctcgcctctctaagacGGTGGTGCTCCCAGCTccaggctcctttacg GTGAATGGCTTTTCGGAGGTgagttggacgcatggatctccaaagctactgctgggaaatccacatttctcccttcaggggctccacctgctagGCGTGCCTACCcaggaccatctactcagtcctttcggtcctccagatttcaatatagagccaggggtgcctccaatgcagctagaggctctaGAG AACTGTAAGTTCATTAGGGTGCTTATGAAAAAGATGAACTGCCTTTCCTGGTTCCTATTGCTGGCTTTCCTCTGCTGCCAGAAGGTGACATGTCAAAGTGGAGATGCAGAAGGCAATTGCCAACGAATTATAAATATTTTCCCTGCTAAACTCAAAGATCTGAGAACCACTTTTCAGAATGTCAGGGACTATTTT CAAATGAAAGATAATGCTCTGGAAACAATTTTACTTGAAAAGGACTTGTTACAAGATTTTAAg AGTTCAATTGGATGCCAGACTGTATCGGAAATGATTCGGTTTTACTTGGAGGATGTTTTACCACATGCCAAAGGAGACAACAATGCCATCAAAATAAATGTCCATTTCATGAAGGACAAGTTGATGGACCTGAAACAGACATTGAAACGTTGT CAACATTTTCTTCCATGTGAAAGAAAAAGCAAGGCCATCAAACAGATCAAAGAAACGTATAATAAG